The following proteins are encoded in a genomic region of Sylvia atricapilla isolate bSylAtr1 chromosome 14, bSylAtr1.pri, whole genome shotgun sequence:
- the MAT2B gene encoding methionine adenosyltransferase 2 subunit beta, with product MVGREKELRIRFAPGRCELVEEDVDVPSRRVLITGATGLLGRAVFKEFNENNWNAVGCGYRRAQPRFEQINLLDSIAVHDIIHEFQPHVIVHCAAERRPDVVESQPDAASQLNVAASANLAKEAAGVGAFLIYISTDYVFDGTSPPYKETDVPNPLNLYGKTKLEGEKAVLENNEETAVLRIPVLYGEVERLEESAVTVMFDKVQFSNKSANMDHWQQRFPTNVKDVAAVCRQLAEKRMLDPSIKGTFHWSGNEQMTKYEMACAIADAFNLPSSHLRPITDSPVVGALRPKNAQLDCSKLEMLGIGQRTPFRAGIRESLWPFLVDKRWRQTVFH from the exons GAGGATGTTGACGTTCCGAGCAGGCGAGTTTTGATCACTGGGGCCACGGGACTCCTCGGCAGAGCTGTGTTTAAAGAATTCAATGAAAACAATTGGAATGCAGTTGGTTGTGGGTACAGGAGAGCTCAGCCCAGGTTTGAACAGATTAATCTTCTGGATTCTATTGCAGTTCATGACATTATCCATGAGTTTCAG CCTCATGTTATAGtgcactgtgctgctgagagAAGGCCAGATGTTGTAGAAAGTCAACCAGATGCTGCCTCTCAGCTCAATGTGGCTGCTTCAGCAAACTTAGCAAAAGAGGCAG CTGGAGTTGGAGCATTTCTGATCTACATTAGTACAGACTATGTATTTGATGGAACAAGCCCTCCATATAAAGAGACTGATGTACCAAATCCTCTGAATTTATATGGTAAAACCAAACTGGAGGGTGAAAAGGCAGTTCTGGAAAACAATGAAG aaactGCAGTACTTAGGATTCCTGTCTTGTATGGAGAGGTGGAAAGACTGGAGGAAAGTGCTGTGACAGTTATGTTTGATAAAGTGCAGTTCAGTAATAAATCTGCCAACATGGACCACTGGCAGCAGAGATTTCCTACCAATGTCAAGGATGTAGCAGCAGTTTGCAGACAACTAGCAGAGAAGAGAATGCTG GACCCATCAATAAAAGGAACATTTCACTGGTCTGGCAATGAACAGATGACTAAGTATGAGATGGCATGTGCAATTGCAGATGCTTTCAACCTTCCCAGCAGCCACTTGAGACCA ATTACTGATAGTCCAGTTGTGGGTGCTCTTCGTCCAAAGAATGCTCAGCTGGACTGCTCCAAGTTGGAGATGCTGGGGATAGGTCAGAGAACACCATTTCGTGCTGGGATCAGAGAATCACTTTGGCCTTTCCTTGTTGACAAGAGATGGAGACAGACAGTCTTCCATTAG